From the genome of Nicotiana sylvestris chromosome 2, ASM39365v2, whole genome shotgun sequence, one region includes:
- the LOC104229653 gene encoding uncharacterized protein, which translates to MFRAMSTRKGYKGYEELIKEEEPSAPLVEPKLIRNRSVPVAKIFSPSKKVTSEQNFPATPEAKKASKIHPIFSLFETKKKKKATARPEFSRYIQYVREGGFGDVLQTTLPTPTPTPTPTPTPTPTPTPTRL; encoded by the coding sequence ATGTTTAGAGCAATGAGTACACGAAAGGGTTATAAAGGATATGAGGAATTGATAAAGGAGGAGGAACCGTCTGCTCCACTAGTAGAGCCAAAGTTGATCAGAAACAGAAGTGTTCCGGTAGCTAAAATCTTTAGTCCGTCGAAGAAGGTGACGTCGGAGCAGAATTTTCCGGCGACTCCGGAAGCGAAAAAGGCGAGCAAGATTCATCCAATATTCAGTCTTTTtgaaacaaagaagaagaagaaggcaaCTGCAAGGCCTGAATTTTCGAGGTACATACAGTATGTTAGAGAAGGAGGTTTTGGAGATGTGTTGCAGACGACTCTTCCAACTCCAACTCCAACTCCAACTCCAACTCCAACTCCAACACCAACACCAACACCAACACGGCTGTAA